The segment GGGGCAGGAGTGGGATCACCTGCTGAAAGGTGCGATCCGGGTTCCGGCAGAGGCACCGACGGGTACGGGGCCGCTCCTTCTGGGCGGCTTTTCCTTTGATCCACTTGCAGGAAAAACGCCGCTCTGGGAGGGGTTTTTCGATGCTTCCTTCATCCTGCCGCAATTTCTGTTGACAGTGACAGGGGGAGAATGTTGGCTGACGGTCAACGTTTTGCTCCACCCCGGGGAGGATGTGGAACAGAGGGGGAAGATGCTGGCGGAGCAGGAGGATGAACTCCTGGAGGCGGCTGAAGACTTTCATCTCTTTCCCCCGGCCCGTGCTTCATTCGATGTGGTTGAGGTGGAACCGGATCGCTGGAAAAAAACAGTGGCCACAGCGGCCCGGGAGATCCGGGAAGGAGCTCTTGAAAAGGTGGTGCTGGCCCGACAGCTTCGGGTGCAGTCGGAGACCTCCTTCTCTCCGGAAGCAGGCTTGTACCGGTTGCGGGAGAGACAGCCTCACAGCTTCTTGTTTGCGGTGGAACGGGGGGAGGCTTGCTTCCTGGGGGCATCCCCCGAGCGCCTCGTGAAAAGGGAAGGGGAGCGGTTATATTCCACTTGCCTGGCGGGAACCACCCGGCGGGGGGAAGATCCGGAGGAAGACCGGAAATTGGGGGAAGAGTTGCTGTCCGATCCGAAAAATGAGGGCGAGCATGCAGTGGTGGTCCATATGATCCGTGAGGCATTTCAACAGGGTTGCTCCCAGGTGCGGGTGCCGGATTCGCCTACGCTCTACCGGGTGCGGGATGTGCAGCATCTTTTCACCCCGGTGGAGGGAACACCACTGCCGGAGACCACGTTGCTGTCGATGGTGCAACAGTTGCACCCCACCCCGGCTTTGGGCGGATTTCCCCAGAAAGAGGCGGTGGCCCGGATCCGGGAGACGGAAGGGATGGACCGGGGCTGGTATTCGGCTCCGGTGGGCTGGCTGGATTATCGGGGAGACGGGGAGTTTGCTTGCGCCATCCGGTCCGGCCTGATCCGGGGGCGGGAAGCCTCTCTCTTTGCCGGCTGCGGGATCGTGGGTGACTCCGAACCCGACAGCGAATACGAAGAGACGAAGCTGAAGTTCAAACCGATGCTGTCGGCGTTGGGAGGCGATGGCCGGTGAGTCACAGGGAAGACCTGACGGCAACTGTGGGTGCCTGTGTGGACGAGCTGGTCCTGAGCGGCCTCCGACACGCGGTGATCAGTCCCGGCTCCCGATCCACACCGCTGGCACTGGCCATGGCCGCTCATCCCGGTCTGAAGGTGTGGCTGCTGGTGGATGAACGCTCCGCCGGCTTTTTTGCCTTGGGATTGGGCAAGGCTTTGGGGGAGCCGGCGGCGTTGTTGTGCACCTCGGGAACCGCGGCAGCCAATTATTTCCCGGCGGTGGCGGAAGCAAAACTGGCCCGGGTCCCGCTGGTGGTGCTGACCGCGGATCGCCCCCATGAACTGCGGGATGTGGGTGCGCCCCAGGCGATGGATCAGATCGGAATGTTTGGAACCCATGTCAAATGGTTTATGGATATGGCGCTTCCGGAAAGCTCGGAGCCGATGTTGCGGTATGTGCGGACCACGGCCGCCCGGGCAGTGGCCACAGCCAAGACGGGGCCGAAGGGACCGGTCCATCTCAATCTCCCTTTCCGGGAACCCCTGGTTCCGGATCTCTCCTCCCCCGCCCTCTGGCAGGCAGGGAGGAGAGGGGAGGGGTCCGCTCCCTATGTCCGGGTGACCCGGGGAGAACGGGAGCTGTCCGGTGAGGAGCTGGACAGGTGGGCCCAATGGCTGTCCCGGCGGGAGCGGGGCCTGATCGTGGTCGGCCCTCAGGATACAGCGGGGCTGGGACCCGCTGTGCACCGGCTGGCGGAATCCCTCAGCTTCCCGGTTCTGGCCGATCCCCTCTCCCGGCTCCGGAACGGCTCCCATCCCAAGGAGTGGGTTTTGGAGGGGTATGACGCCTTTCTGCGGGAAGAGGAAACGGTGGAAAAACTGGCCCCCGAGGTGGTGATCCGCTTCGGGGCGATGCCCGTTTCCAAAGCGGTCCTCCTGTATCTGAAACAGCATCCCCAGACCCGACAGATCGTGATCGACCCGGATGGGGGGTGGCGGGACCCATCCTTGCTGGCCGCGGAGATGGTCTACACCGACCCGATTCGCTTCTGCACCGGAGTGGCCGATCGGATCCCGCCCCGGAGAGAAACCCCTTGGGCGCAACTCTGGAAGGGGATCAATCGGGAGACGACGGCGCTGTTGGCGAAAACGGGCCGGATGGAGGCCCCATTTGAGGGACGGGTGTTTCTGGAGCTGGCGGAGTTGTTGCCGGAGGAGGGGATCCTCTTTGCCGGAAACAGCATGCCCGTCCGGGATCTGGATTCATTTCTGTTAAAGAGTGACCGGCGCCTGCGTCCGATGGCCAACCGGGGTGCCAACGGGATCGACGGGGTGGTCTCCACCGCTCTGGGCGCCGCAGCAACAGGCTCCCATGTGTCGCTGGTGTTGGGGGATCTTTCCTTTTTTCACGATCTCAACGGTCTCCTCGCCGCCAAGCTCCACGCTTTGGATGTCACCATCGTGGTCATCAACAATGACGGAGGCGGCATCTTCTCCTTTCTCCCCCAGGCTTCCCAAACGGACCCCGCCGCCTTTGAGACACTGTTCGGCACGCCTCTCGGCCTGGATTATGAGCATGTGGTCCGGATGTACGGGGGGCATCTGGAGCGTCCCGCTTCCTGGAAGGCCTTTCGGGAGGCTTATGCCGCCAGCTTGCAACGGCCGGGCCTGAATGTGATCGAAGTTCGGACGGACCGCCGGGAAAATGTCGACCTGCACCGTGGGATCTGGAAACAGATCGGGGAAGAGGTGCGAAGGCGGCTGGGGGAGGCGGAGGGCTGATGCATATTCATGTCAACGGTGTCCCTTATCGGGTGGAGGCGGAGGGACAGGGACCGGCTCTTCTACTGCTGCACGGCTTCACCGGTTCCAGGGCCACCTGGGAGCCGTATCTCACCAACTGGACGCGACACTTCCAGGTGGTGCGGGTGGATCTCATCGGCCATGGAGACAGCGCCGCACCACCGGATCCATCCCGCTACACCATGGATCGGGCCGCGGCGGATTTGGCAGGGATCCTGGACCGGTTGCAGATTTCCCGGGCCCACGTTCTCGGGTATTCCATGGGGGGACGTCTCGCTCTCTCCTTCGCCGCCTGGTATCCCGATCGGGTGGAGACTCTCTTATTGGAGAGCAGCTCCCCCGGCCTGAAAACAGATACGGAGCGGCGGGCCCGCCGGGAGCGGGATGAAGAATTGGCGGACCGGATTGAAAGGGAAGGGCTGGAAGCCTTTGTCCTGTATTGGGAAGGGATCCCCCTGTTTGCCAGCCAGAGGAACCTGCCGGAGAAAGTGCGACAGGCTCTTCGGAAAGAACGGCTGGCTCAGCGGACCCGCGGGCTGGCCAACAGCCTGCGCGGGATGGGAACCGGCGCACAGCCTTCCTGGTGGGAACATCTCGGAAGGATCCCATGCCCCGTGTTGCTGATCACCGGGGAGTTGGATCAAAAGTTTTGCCGGATCGCGGAAGAGATGAAGGGTCAGTTTTCCCGGTGCCGATGGCGGACCGTGCCCGGGGTCGGACATGCCGTTCACGTGGAAGCGCCCCGACTTTTTGATACAATAGTGATGGAATTCCTTTTGCATCAAGGAAAATTCCCTAACAGTTGAGGGAGGATGAGAGAGTGAGCGTCCAATGGGAACCGGTACGGGAGTATGAAGATATCAAGTATGAAAAGTACAACCACATTGCCAAGGTGACCATCAACCGTCCGGAAGTGCGCAATGCCTTCCGTCCCAAGACAGTGACAGAGATGATCGACGCCTTTGCCCGGGCCCGGGATGATTCCGACGTCGGGGTGATCATTTTGGCGGGGGAAGGGGACAAGGCCTTCTGTTCCGGCGGTGACCAGCGGGTACGGGGGCACGGCGGCTATGTGGGAGAGGATGAGATTCCCCGGTTGAATGTCCTCGATCTGCAACGATTGATCCGCACCATCCCCAAACCGGTGATCGCCATGGTCTCGGGCTATGCCATCGGCGGCGGCCACGTGTTGCACGTGGTTTGCGACCTGACCATTGCTGCGGACAATGCGATCTTCGGTCAGACGGGACCCAAGGTGGGCAGTTTTGACGCCGGTTACGGCGCCGGTTACCTGGCCCGTATCGTAGGTCATAAGAAGGCCCGGGAGATCTGGTACCTGTGCCGCCAGTACAATGCACAGGAAGCTCTGGACATGGGTTTGGTCAACACCGTCGTCCCCCTGGAGAAACTGGAGGAAGAGACGATCCAATGGTGCGAAGAGATCCTGGAGAAGTCCCCCACCGCTCTCCGTTTCCTGAAGGCTTCCTTCAACGCCGACACCGACGGGCTGGCCGGCCTGCAACAGCTCGGGGGCGATGCCACCCTGCTCTACTACACCACCGACGAAGCCAAGGAAGGGCGCGACGCCTTCAAAGAAAAACGGAAGCCGGACTTCGACAAGTTCCCCCGCTTCCCGTAAACCGACAGGAACACCCGGCTCTCTGATGGAGCCGGGTTTTGTCATTCAGCTCATCGTCAAACAGGTAATCCACATTTGAGCAGCCGTTCAATGTATATCTCGGTTGCGGTAGCCGATGAAACCGATCGCTGTGCATCCGACAGCAGTCAGGAGCAAACCGATCGTCGTCACCCAGTCCATTTCTTCAACCGGTACTTTGGTTACGTAACCGAAGGGGGTGAGTTTAGCCATCCAATCAGGGAATTGCAACAGCCCGCCTAAATAAACGACGACAAATGAATATAACAAATAGATCCACGTCACACCCGTCAACTTCGGTGCGAAACCGATCAATAAAACTGTTACGCCCATCATGACGAGCATCGCCGGTAGATAAACCATCCCCGCTTCATAAAATGTGCGCAAAGAGATCTCTTTTTCCATCATCGCCGTGCCAACGCCGCCGAGTCCGATCACAGTCAGTGACATCATGGTGAGTGCAATGATACAAGCGAGCAGGGTCGCACTGCCAAGCAGACGTGTACGGGAAACAGGGCGACCCAATAAATGGTCCAACCGGCCTTTATTCTCTTCACCTTTAATCTTTAAGACTGCCAAGATAACAGGAACGGTGGAAACCATCGCCAACACCGACAGAATCTTCGTCACGAACGTCATCGTCAGTGATGCGCCGTTTGTCTGCATCATTTGAGCGATCATCTCATTTTTTCCAAAAAAGGATTCAATGTCCCCGAGAACGGAACCGTATGAGGCACCCAATAAACATAATCCAACTGCCCACGACATGAGCGCTGTTCGCTGTAACCGAGCCAACAGTCCGACAGGGCCTTGCAAAAACTGAGATGCATGCATGCGCCCTTTTTTGTGTGGCAATAATCCCGCACCCAGGTCACGCTTTTGATGTAAATAAAACGCAAGGATCATGAAGAAAACGGCGCTGGCAGTCAATATGAGAAGCGGCCACCATTCATTTTGAACATATACTTTCGTTATTGTGGCCAGTCCGAGGGGGGATCCGGCTGTTAACACTTCCTGCGGCACGAAGCACATACGAGACACCCAGGAAAGCGAAGGATAAACCGATCGTACCGCGCACATGGTCTGACAATTGTGCAAACAAAGCGGTGACAGCTGCGAAGAAGATGCCCACGGCACCCAGTGCAGCTCCGTATAAGAGGGAGCCTTCCAAATCGAGACTTTCGATGCGAAGAGCGTACAATCCGCAACCGATGACAAGGGCTGACAAGCCATTCACACATACACAGATGATCATCGTTGCCGCCATGTTGGTTAATCGTCCCAATGGCAACGCGAGCAGCAGTTCCATGGTGCCGCTCTCTTCATCAGCACGCAGATGGCGGGCGACGAGCAAAATATTCATCACTGCGGCCGCAATCGCTGTAAACAGCAACATTTGATGGGCCATCATGGCGCCAATCGTATAATTAGCAAGACCGTATCCTTTGCCGACCATCGCTGTCATCGCCGGATTTTTCATCGTTTCGGCCATGCCTTGCCGCTCCACATCCGTCGCATATAAGTTTGCAAAAGAGATCGCGACTAACCATGTGAAGGTAGCCAGTGCAAAGATCCAAATAAGGATCCGAAGACGGTCACGCTTCAAGATGAAACGCGACATCGTTCCCGTGTGGGCGTATGGTCCTTTCATCTTTGCTTACTCCCTTCGTAATGACGCATGAACAGATCTTCCAACGTCGGCTGGGCACTTTCGAGTGAGGTGACGCCGAAGGTACTGACGTATTGAATGACAGATGCGAGATGTTCGGTATCCACTTGGAAAGTGACCACATCGCCATCTTTGACCACTTCGTGCACGCCTGGTTGTTGTTCCAACTGAAGGGGTGGTTTCACCGTTGTCATGGTTAAGTTGGTTCGCGTTAAATGTCGCATTTCTTGCAGTGTGCCGGATTCAATGATTTCACCCTGACGAATGATGCCGATCCGGTCACAGAGCCGCTCTACTTCTGACAAAATATGACTGGATAGCAATATGCTCTTGCCACGGGACTTCGCCTTGAGGACACATTCTTGGAATGTGCGTTCCATCAACGGATCGAGACCCGAGGTCGGTTCGTCCAAAATATACAAATCCGCCTCTGATGCAAAGGCAGAGATGAGCGCCACTTTTTGTCGGTTCCCTTTGGAGTAGGTGCGGCATTTTTTTGATACGTCCAAAGCGAATTGATCAATGAGTATACGTTCTCTCGCTTTGCTATACTGCTTCTTCATCGAGGCGAATAAATCGATCACTTCGCCCCCCGTTAAGTTGGGCCAAAGATTCACCTCTCCCGGCACGTAGGCCAATCTTTCGTGAATCGCAACCGCATCCCGCCAAACGTCGCGTCCAAAAATCGTCGCTGTGCCGGAGGTCGCTCTTAACATGCCGAGTAAAATGCGAATCGTGGTCGATTTCCCAGCACCGTTCGGCCCGATAAACCCATACACTTCGCCTTCTTCCACTTCTAAATTCACGCCTTTTAACGCTGTTGCCTTGCCAAACGCCTTCACAAGATTATTCGTTTGTACAACTGACATCGCTGCTCCCTCCTATGCGTAAAAGCTTGTTTTTAAAACCGCCAAATACTCATCAAACTCCTCCCAATAGGGGAGCAGGTCCATCTTGGTGATCGATTCTGCTAGAAAAGTTTGTATGAGCTGTTGTTGATACCCTTCGATTGCCCATTGAATCAGTTGCAACGCCTTTTCAACATCGATATCCTCGCGGAACAGCGTCAGATCGATGTTATCGTACAGTCTGCCTTGGACTCGCTGTTGCAGAGTAAGGATCCGTTTGTGTAAATCTTCTTTTAGCAACGTCATTTCATTCAAGAAAACACTGGCTAAAAAGGTAAACACGTGTGGATGCGCGTGATAACAAGCAAGTTTTTTCTTCGCTAAGTCGTGCATCCGATCGATAAAATCACGGTTATCCATATCGATTTTTTGCACGAATTGCTCATCGACAATTTTTAAAGCATAGTCGACTACATAATCATACAGCGTTTGTTTATTTTTAAAGTAATAAAAAAGCATCCCTTTTCCGATCTTGGCTTGTTTTACAATCTCGTTTGTCGATGCTTGCGCAAACCCTTTTTCCGCAAATTCTTGCATGGCAGCGTTCAAAATCCGTTGACGTTTTTCTTGATCCAAACTTTCGAAGGTTTTCAATTTCCCACATCCTTTTTATTCCTAGACCGCATTGGTCGACCTGAATATAACACGGATAGACCAGAGTGGTCAATAATCAGGGTGTGAATCTGTATGCCTATTTACGTCCATCGCTGGACTTGCGTTTCCATTTCTGGGGTGGACAAGAGTTATAATAAAGGGGAAACGACACCACGATGATGGATAGAAAGGTTGTATTCCATGTTGCACAGTAACGGTATGGAAATGCCCCATTGGTTGGCCAAGAGGGCCTTTTTGACACCGGAGCGGATCGCCCTCATCTGTGAAGGGGAGAAGTGGAGCTTCCGCCGCTTGGAAGAGGAAGTGGGAAGGATGGCGCGGCGGTTGACCGGATGGGGATTGAAGCAGGGAGACCGGGTGGCTTTATTGATGGGAAACGGTCTCCAAATGGTGACGCTGATCCACGCCGTCACCCGTCTCGGAGGGGTGGTGGTGCCGCTCAATACCCGTCTCGCCCCCGAAGAGATCGCCTGGCAGGTGGAAGATGCCGGGGTCCGGATGTGGGTGGTGGATACTGATCACGAGCCCAAAGCGGCGGCAGCACGGGGCTCCTGTGGAACGACGGCTTTCACCTGGGAGGAGCTCACCCGCCTCCCGGAGGAGGAGGTGGAGCTTCCTTCCCGTCTCTCACTGAATGATTTACATACGATCATGTACACTTCCGGGACGACGGGACGGCCCAAAGGGGTGATGCTCACCTGGGGAAATCACTGGTGGAGCGCCACTTCTTCCGCCCTCAACCTGGGGCTGGATCCCGGGGACCGATGGCTGGCGGCCGTCCCTCTGTTTCATATGAGCGGATTGTCCATTCTCATGCGGAGTCTGATCTACGGAATGACGGCAGTCATCCATCCCGCCTTTGACCCGGCCGCCGCCAACCGGAGCATCCGGGAGGAGGGAGTCAGCATCGTCTCTGTCGTCGGGACGATGCTGACCCGGATGCTGGAGGAGCTGGGAGGGGGATCTTATCCGGAGCATTTTCGGTGTATGTTGCTGGGGGGCGGCCCGGCACCGAAATCTTTGCTGGAGCGGTGTAAAGACAAAGGCGTGCCTGTCTTCCAAACCTACGGAATGACAGAGACGGCTTCCCAGATCGTCACCCTGGCCCCGGAGGACAGCCTGCGGAAGTTGGGATCGGCGGGGAAACCGCTTTTTCCGTCAGAGCTTCGGATCGTGAAGAAGGGGGTGGATCTCCCTCCGGGGGAAGCGGGGGAGATTGCGGTTCGGGGCCCCAATGTCACCGGGGGTTATTGGAAGCGGCCCGATGCGACGATGGAGACGATCCGGGAAGGATGGCTGTACACCGGTGATCTGGGCTACCTGGACGAAGAGGGGTTTCTCTATGTATTGGACCGGCGCAGCGATTTGATCATTTCCGGCGGTGAAAACGTCTACCCGGCGGAGGTGGAAGCGGTGCTGACCGCACATCCGGCGGTGGAGGAAGCGGGGGTGACCGGTGCACCCCATGAGGTGTGGGGACAGGTGCCCATCGGTTTTGTGCGGTTGCAGCCGGGGACAGCCACCGGAGAGGAAGAGCTGGTTCGCCACTGTCGGGAGCGGCTCGCCCGTTATAAAGTGCCGGTCCGGATCCATTTCGTGAGCCACCTCCCCAAAAACGCCTCCAACAAGCTGCTGCGCCGGGAGCTGTTGCAATTGGTTCCCAAGGAAGGGAAAGGTGGTGAGGACTTGTGATCCTTTGTCAAGTGACATTGCATCATGTCCGAATGACTCTGAAGACCCCCTTTGCCAACAGCCTCACCACCGTGACCGATCGGGAGCTGATCTTGGTGGAGGCGGAGGATGAAGCGGGGCGGAGTGGCTGGGGGGAATGTGTCGCCTTTTCCTCCCCTTGGTACACTGAGGAGACGATCGGAACCGCCTGGCATGTGATGAAGGATTTCCTGATCCCCCGTCTTCTCCACACCCCCTTGCAGCATCCCGGGGAAGTGCCGGAGCGGTTCCGGCCCGTCCGCCGTCACCCCATGGCCAAGGCGGCACTGGAGGGGGCGGTCTGGGATCTCTGGTGCAAGGCGCAAGGGCTCTCCCTCGCCGGAGCGCTGGGTGGGACCCGGGCCCGGATCGAAGCGGGAGTGGCTGTCGGTGCCGCCGACCCGGATTGCATGTTGGAGACGATCCGACAGCGGGTGGAGGAAGGATACCGCCGGGTGAAAGTGAAGGTGAAGCCCGGGGCGGACGTAGAGGTGCTGGAACGGATCCGGGAGGTTTTTCCCGAATTGCCGCTGATGGCTGACGCCAACTCCGCCTATACCCTGAAGGACCTGGAACACTTGAAACGGATGGATACTTTTAACCTCCTGATGATCGAACAGCCCCTGGCAGCCGATGACATCGTGGATCATGCCCGGTTGCAGGCGGAACTTGCCACGCCCATCTGCCTGGATGAAAGTCTGCAATCCTTTGAGGATGTGCGCAAAGCATTGGAGCTGGGCAGCTGTCGCATAGTCAACGTGAAGGTGGGACGGGTCGGCGGGTTGACGGAAGCCAAGCGAATCCACGATCTCTGTCAGACCAAAGGAATCCCCCTCTGGTGTGGCGGGATGTTGGAGTCGGGGATCGCCCGCGCTCACAATATAGCCCTCGCCTCTCTGGAAGGTTTCAATCTTCCCGGGGACATTTCCGCCTCCAATCGTTACTGGGAGCGGGATCTGATCCACCCGGAGGTGACTGTGGAGGAGGGCCGAATTGCCGTGCCTGAGGGGCCGGGGATCGGATTTGAAGTGGATCGGGAGCGGTTGCAGGCAGCCAGCCTGTATTCTCAGGTGTTTACCTGCTGACAGCAGACCCGGGAGCTTCGTTTGAGTCGGGGGATGAAGATTTCCCCCGGTTTTCCATATACACAGATTCCTGAATCAGGGTAAAATGGAGAAGATATGATGAAAAAGTGAAAAGAGGGTCAAAGGTGTTCAAATCTCTGATGACCATTTCAATCTTCTCCCTGGGTGCCGGTTTTTCGGTGCAACTCATCTTGTGCGGTTTGTATGTATCGGCGGTCATGGTTCCGGAAGATCCGGCTCTGTGGTTGCTTCTTGCACTGTACACAGCTTCGGAAACATTGGGGGTGGGTGTGTTGTTGTTTGCGGGCTCCATTCCTCTTCAAGTGCTCGTATTTGGGAAAATGAAACGGGAGGATCCGGATGCTTACCCGTTGACAGCGGTGGGGATCGGAATCGGAATCTCGGTCTCC is part of the Kroppenstedtia eburnea genome and harbors:
- a CDS encoding ABC transporter permease, which codes for MTASAVFFMILAFYLHQKRDLGAGLLPHKKGRMHASQFLQGPVGLLARLQRTALMSWAVGLCLLGASYGSVLGDIESFFGKNEMIAQMMQTNGASLTMTFVTKILSVLAMVSTVPVILAVLKIKGEENKGRLDHLLGRPVSRTRLLGSATLLACIIALTMMSLTVIGLGGVGTAMMEKEISLRTFYEAGMVYLPAMLVMMGVTVLLIGFAPKLTGVTWIYLLYSFVVVYLGGLLQFPDWMAKLTPFGYVTKVPVEEMDWVTTIGLLLTAVGCTAIGFIGYRNRDIH
- the menD gene encoding 2-succinyl-5-enolpyruvyl-6-hydroxy-3-cyclohexene-1-carboxylic-acid synthase yields the protein MSHREDLTATVGACVDELVLSGLRHAVISPGSRSTPLALAMAAHPGLKVWLLVDERSAGFFALGLGKALGEPAALLCTSGTAAANYFPAVAEAKLARVPLVVLTADRPHELRDVGAPQAMDQIGMFGTHVKWFMDMALPESSEPMLRYVRTTAARAVATAKTGPKGPVHLNLPFREPLVPDLSSPALWQAGRRGEGSAPYVRVTRGERELSGEELDRWAQWLSRRERGLIVVGPQDTAGLGPAVHRLAESLSFPVLADPLSRLRNGSHPKEWVLEGYDAFLREEETVEKLAPEVVIRFGAMPVSKAVLLYLKQHPQTRQIVIDPDGGWRDPSLLAAEMVYTDPIRFCTGVADRIPPRRETPWAQLWKGINRETTALLAKTGRMEAPFEGRVFLELAELLPEEGILFAGNSMPVRDLDSFLLKSDRRLRPMANRGANGIDGVVSTALGAAATGSHVSLVLGDLSFFHDLNGLLAAKLHALDVTIVVINNDGGGIFSFLPQASQTDPAAFETLFGTPLGLDYEHVVRMYGGHLERPASWKAFREAYAASLQRPGLNVIEVRTDRRENVDLHRGIWKQIGEEVRRRLGEAEG
- a CDS encoding isochorismate synthase, producing the protein MRELHNLAGLKEGAARARREQRPVLVSRTRLVNSLDPLSFFASATGYRGTRNFWSDPDREVTLVGVGAAWKLETHTREDSYLKTGQEWDHLLKGAIRVPAEAPTGTGPLLLGGFSFDPLAGKTPLWEGFFDASFILPQFLLTVTGGECWLTVNVLLHPGEDVEQRGKMLAEQEDELLEAAEDFHLFPPARASFDVVEVEPDRWKKTVATAAREIREGALEKVVLARQLRVQSETSFSPEAGLYRLRERQPHSFLFAVERGEACFLGASPERLVKREGERLYSTCLAGTTRRGEDPEEDRKLGEELLSDPKNEGEHAVVVHMIREAFQQGCSQVRVPDSPTLYRVRDVQHLFTPVEGTPLPETTLLSMVQQLHPTPALGGFPQKEAVARIRETEGMDRGWYSAPVGWLDYRGDGEFACAIRSGLIRGREASLFAGCGIVGDSEPDSEYEETKLKFKPMLSALGGDGR
- a CDS encoding ABC transporter permease subunit, giving the protein MKGPYAHTGTMSRFILKRDRLRILIWIFALATFTWLVAISFANLYATDVERQGMAETMKNPAMTAMVGKGYGLANYTIGAMMAHQMLLFTAIAAAVMNILLVARHLRADEESGTMELLLALPLGRLTNMAATMIICVCVNGLSALVIGCGLYALRIESLDLEGSLLYGAALGAVGIFFAAVTALFAQLSDHVRGTIGLSFAFLGVSYVLRAAGSVNSRIPPRTGHNNESICSK
- the menH gene encoding 2-succinyl-6-hydroxy-2,4-cyclohexadiene-1-carboxylate synthase gives rise to the protein MHIHVNGVPYRVEAEGQGPALLLLHGFTGSRATWEPYLTNWTRHFQVVRVDLIGHGDSAAPPDPSRYTMDRAAADLAGILDRLQISRAHVLGYSMGGRLALSFAAWYPDRVETLLLESSSPGLKTDTERRARRERDEELADRIEREGLEAFVLYWEGIPLFASQRNLPEKVRQALRKERLAQRTRGLANSLRGMGTGAQPSWWEHLGRIPCPVLLITGELDQKFCRIAEEMKGQFSRCRWRTVPGVGHAVHVEAPRLFDTIVMEFLLHQGKFPNS
- a CDS encoding o-succinylbenzoate--CoA ligase; translated protein: MLHSNGMEMPHWLAKRAFLTPERIALICEGEKWSFRRLEEEVGRMARRLTGWGLKQGDRVALLMGNGLQMVTLIHAVTRLGGVVVPLNTRLAPEEIAWQVEDAGVRMWVVDTDHEPKAAAARGSCGTTAFTWEELTRLPEEEVELPSRLSLNDLHTIMYTSGTTGRPKGVMLTWGNHWWSATSSALNLGLDPGDRWLAAVPLFHMSGLSILMRSLIYGMTAVIHPAFDPAAANRSIREEGVSIVSVVGTMLTRMLEELGGGSYPEHFRCMLLGGGPAPKSLLERCKDKGVPVFQTYGMTETASQIVTLAPEDSLRKLGSAGKPLFPSELRIVKKGVDLPPGEAGEIAVRGPNVTGGYWKRPDATMETIREGWLYTGDLGYLDEEGFLYVLDRRSDLIISGGENVYPAEVEAVLTAHPAVEEAGVTGAPHEVWGQVPIGFVRLQPGTATGEEELVRHCRERLARYKVPVRIHFVSHLPKNASNKLLRRELLQLVPKEGKGGEDL
- a CDS encoding TetR/AcrR family transcriptional regulator; this encodes MKTFESLDQEKRQRILNAAMQEFAEKGFAQASTNEIVKQAKIGKGMLFYYFKNKQTLYDYVVDYALKIVDEQFVQKIDMDNRDFIDRMHDLAKKKLACYHAHPHVFTFLASVFLNEMTLLKEDLHKRILTLQQRVQGRLYDNIDLTLFREDIDVEKALQLIQWAIEGYQQQLIQTFLAESITKMDLLPYWEEFDEYLAVLKTSFYA
- the menC gene encoding o-succinylbenzoate synthase, whose product is MILCQVTLHHVRMTLKTPFANSLTTVTDRELILVEAEDEAGRSGWGECVAFSSPWYTEETIGTAWHVMKDFLIPRLLHTPLQHPGEVPERFRPVRRHPMAKAALEGAVWDLWCKAQGLSLAGALGGTRARIEAGVAVGAADPDCMLETIRQRVEEGYRRVKVKVKPGADVEVLERIREVFPELPLMADANSAYTLKDLEHLKRMDTFNLLMIEQPLAADDIVDHARLQAELATPICLDESLQSFEDVRKALELGSCRIVNVKVGRVGGLTEAKRIHDLCQTKGIPLWCGGMLESGIARAHNIALASLEGFNLPGDISASNRYWERDLIHPEVTVEEGRIAVPEGPGIGFEVDRERLQAASLYSQVFTC
- the menB gene encoding 1,4-dihydroxy-2-naphthoyl-CoA synthase, with product MSVQWEPVREYEDIKYEKYNHIAKVTINRPEVRNAFRPKTVTEMIDAFARARDDSDVGVIILAGEGDKAFCSGGDQRVRGHGGYVGEDEIPRLNVLDLQRLIRTIPKPVIAMVSGYAIGGGHVLHVVCDLTIAADNAIFGQTGPKVGSFDAGYGAGYLARIVGHKKAREIWYLCRQYNAQEALDMGLVNTVVPLEKLEEETIQWCEEILEKSPTALRFLKASFNADTDGLAGLQQLGGDATLLYYTTDEAKEGRDAFKEKRKPDFDKFPRFP
- a CDS encoding ABC transporter ATP-binding protein; its protein translation is MSVVQTNNLVKAFGKATALKGVNLEVEEGEVYGFIGPNGAGKSTTIRILLGMLRATSGTATIFGRDVWRDAVAIHERLAYVPGEVNLWPNLTGGEVIDLFASMKKQYSKARERILIDQFALDVSKKCRTYSKGNRQKVALISAFASEADLYILDEPTSGLDPLMERTFQECVLKAKSRGKSILLSSHILSEVERLCDRIGIIRQGEIIESGTLQEMRHLTRTNLTMTTVKPPLQLEQQPGVHEVVKDGDVVTFQVDTEHLASVIQYVSTFGVTSLESAQPTLEDLFMRHYEGSKQR